A window of the Aspergillus flavus chromosome 6, complete sequence genome harbors these coding sequences:
- a CDS encoding C6 zinc finger domain protein — protein MVYRGKPSTGCQNCRSRHIKCDETRPHCRACVRTGRTCPGYPHPLDVMLRDRTAFQRKKSNISKTKAVSTTKCKEGSKELSPTLTASETTASPSPASTTSSLSSPEVVNTPVSVNVVGALSPNVPSSLCLPWESTVTSLFFNSYLYQPRDPLIRIGFMELLPDRYFNARPGTPLYLGTLAVSLFSVSAWTGNRSFLRLAEQFFVRALSKTRVALQGNLGENVFETIMAVLLLSVYEEFSAVKEHRIATKTHLQGAIALVNSGYMPQSEDTNSQIVTNSIQCQIIKASTGPAYPTIEMPDVWPMAAPIPQSASSQLTAAATELVNLRQVWDKFASQPELYGADEINRIYSLAMVLDSKLRAWTWALPKHWAPVPATMIPRSVRDAGMFKNRCDCYTEMWIGSTWNTYRESRIVVQNIILNCLRLLPNLGTPDRVEAVVSTIREMATDICAAVPFFLGSQTMSVHLDPSKVEYPEAEERRVTLAHQQTAPLLGGWLIRSELEYLCSPDLCLSDEQQTWVKSQMHRIWRIYTFESRVI, from the exons ATGGTTTACCGTGGAAAGCCTAGCACGGGCTGTCAAAATTGTCGATCTAGACATATTAAG TGCGACGAAACTCGTCCTCACTGTAGGGCCTGTGTCCGGACTGGCCGGACATGTCCCGGATATCCGCACCCGCTCGATGTTATGCTAAGAGATCGAACGGCCTTCCAACGCAAGAAAAGTAATATCTCTAAGACCAAGGCAGTTAGTACCACAAAATGCAAAGAGGGTTCGAAAGAGCTGTCTCCTACATTGACTGCGTCTGAGACGACTGCGTCGCCTTCCCCTGCATCCACTACATCATCCTTGAGCTCTCCCGAGGTGGTTAATACGCCCGTCTCCGTAAACGTTGTGGGAGCTCTAAGCCCTAATGTTCCAAGCAGTTTGTGCCTGCCTTGGGAGAGTACAGTTAcctctttgttcttcaatTCCTATCTTTATCAGCCGAGGGACCCTCTCATTCGGATCGGATTTATGGAGCTTTTGCCCGATCGATACTTCAATGCTCGGCCTGGAACTCCTTTGTATCTGGGTACACTAGCTGTGTCATTGTTCTCTGTCTCTGCCTGGACAGGGAATCGCTCATTCCTCCGCTTAGCAGAGCAGTTCTTCGTGAGAGCTTTGTCAAAGACAAGAGTAGCCTTACAGGGTAACCTTGGTGAAAATGTGTTCGAGACTATAATGGCAGTTCTTTTACTTTCTGTCTATGAG GAATTTTCTGCTGTTAAGGAGCACAGAATTGCAACAAAAACTCATCTGCAAGGGGCGATTGCCTTGGTCAACAGCGGGTACATGCCACAGAGTGAGGACACTAATTCTCAAATAGTAACAAATTCAATCCAGTGTCAAATT ATTAAAGCCTCCACGGGACCGGCTTATCCGACCATCGAAATGCCAGACGTGTGGCCCATGGCAGCACCAATACCTCAGTCTGCATCCTCACAGCTAACAGCGGCCGCAACTGAATTAGTAAATCTTAGGCAGGTGTGGGATAAGTTCGCATCGCAACCAGAGTTATACGGCGCAGATGAAATCAATCGCATCTATTCCTTAGCTATGGTTCTCGACAGCAAACTTCGTGCCTGGACGTGGGCTCTTCCCAAACATTGGGCCCCAGTGCCGGCAACCATGATACCCCGGTCTGTTCGAGACGCAGGTATGTTCAAAAACAGGTGCGATTGTTACACAGAGATGTGGATTGGGAGCACATGGAATACCTATCGGGAATCTCGGATTGTTGTCCAaaacatcatcctcaactGTCTCCGTCTGCTCCCGAACCTTGGTACTCCGGACAGGGTTGAAGCAGTGGTATCTACTATCAGAGAAATGGCCACCGATATCTGCGCTGCAGTTCCCTTCTTCCTAGGCAGCCAGACAATGTCTGTTCATCTGGACCCCTCCAAGGTTGAGTATCCCGAAGCTGAGGAGCGCCGGGTGACTTTGGCCCATCAACAGACGGCCCCCCTTCTTGGTGGCTGGTTAATTCGGTCTGAACTTGAGTATCTTTGCTCGCCTGACCTGTGTTTGTCTGACGAACAGCAGACTTGGGTTAAGAGCCAGATGCACAGAATATGGCGAATCTACACATTTGAATCCCGGGTTATATGA
- a CDS encoding putative alpha/beta hydrolase, giving the protein MPTSTLHLRETSFSMADIDITETQFKLPDGLSVYQKTWAPSSAAPVARLVHFHGFSDHINNTFDLFPSLARRGIFCTGIDQRGWGQSVKTKADRGNTGPTAAILADFAAFIEVQLEAKPSVPVFVMGHSMGGGLVATLASTPKYQGLVSRLGGIMLEAPFIGLDAEQEPSIITVVLGRLAGKLLPRFQITQPMKVETIVRDPAVQQLLKNDPLNPCVGTLEMFANMLDRAADLTSGKLKLNDGVRSVYVAHGTGDQVTSHDASKRWFDAQTGKVADRKFKSYEGWSHVLHADLPENRQEFADDIAEWILARV; this is encoded by the exons ATGCCAACTTCTACATTACACCTCCGTGAAACATCATTCTCCATGGCCGACATCGACATCACCGAAACCCAGTTTAAGCTGCCCGACGGCTTGTCCGTCTACCAGAAGACATGGGCA CCGAGTAGCGCTGCTCCCGTGGCCCGCCTGGTCCATTTCCATGGTTTTAGCGACCACATCAACAACACGTTTGATCTGTTTCCATCTCTAGCCCGCCGTGGGATCTTCTGTACGGGCATTGACCAGCGCGGTTGGGGCCAGTCGGTCAAAACCAAGGCCGACCGCGGGAACACGGGCCCGACCGCTGCCATCCTGGCCGATTTTGCAGCGTTCATCGAGGTCCAACTCGAAGCGAAACCGTCTGTTCCCGTTTTCGTGATGGGCCACTCAATGGGCGGCGGACTAGTTGCGACGTTAGCCTCTACGCCCAAGTATCAGGGTCTTGTTTCCCGCTTGGGGGGTATCATGCTCGAGGCACCGTTTATCGGACTCGACGCTGAGCAGGAACCAAGTATCATCACGGTCGTTCTCGGTCGGTTGGCAGGTAAACTACTGCCTCGCTTCCAGATTACCCAGCCGATGAAGGTCGAAACGATTGTGCGGGACCCCGCCGTGCAGCAATTGCTGAAGAATGATCCGTTAAACCCTTGTGTCGGTACGCTGGAGATGTTTGCGAACATGCTCGACCGTGCCGCCGATTTAACTTCTGGTAAGCTCAAGCTGAATGATGGGGTTCGGTCTGTCTATGTGGCCCATGGTACGGGGGACCAGGTCACCAGTCATGATGCGAGCAAGCGCTGGTTTGATGCGCAGACTGGCAAGGTTGCGGACCGGAAGTTCAAGTCTTATGAAGGCTGGAGTCATGTGCTTCATGCGGATCTACCAGAGAATAGGCAAGAGTTTGCCGATGACATTGCGGAATGGATTCTTGCACGAGTGTAG
- a CDS encoding ankyrin repeat-containing domain protein, producing MANPCNQLSLAIKAGDHPKVTEILDSGLQVATPGHFLLATQKKDYATLKLFLSHGWDINTDIDSLVPSALVYAFEDVELLDWFLDHGADPNKESRIRDCTPLSYAVMEAPFNIVKYLFENGGQLKRGQLLHYAAMRRKDDSYEVLQFIYNEDPDYNELQINKLLDEGTSHHLMNYRSGLGTPLHYAASSGSVDMVSFQLDKGAAHRLDPYHRSPIGYAVYYGHYEVEQVLKARMTLGAGSA from the exons ATGGCGAATCCGTGCAACCAGCTTAGCCTTGCCATCAAAGCTGGAGACCATCCTAAAGTCACTGAAATCCTGGACAGTGGCCTACAAGTAGCGACACCTGGACACTTTCTCCTTGCGACACAAAAAAAGGATTATGCTACACTTAAGCTGTTCCTGTCTCATGGATGGGATATCAATACGGATATCGATAGTCTCGTTCCATCCGCATTAGT CTACGCCTTTGAAGATGTAGAGCTTCTCGACTGGTTCCTGGACCATGGCGCGGACCCGAACAAAGAAAGTCGTATTCGGGATTGTACACCGCTCTCCTACGCTGTCATGGAAGCGCCATTCAACATTGTTAAGTATCTTTTCGAAAATGGCGGTCAACTTAAGCGTGGGCAGCTCTTACATTACGCGGCTATGCGACGCAAGGATGACAGTTATGAGGTGCTACAATTTATCTACAACGAAGACCCAGATTATAACGAGCTACAAATCAACAAGTTACTGGATGAAGGAACATCGCATCATCTCATGAATTACCGAAGTGGACTTGGCACTCCTTTGCATTACGCTGCCAGCTCTGGCTCGGTGGATATGGTGAGCTTTCAGTTGGATAAGGGTGCAGCTCATAGACTCGATCCTTATCACCGCAGTCCAATCGGCTATGCCGTTTACTATGGCCATTACGAGGTTGAACAAGTCTTGAAGGCCAGGATGACCTTGGGTGCAGGGTCAGCATAG